In Harmonia axyridis chromosome X, icHarAxyr1.1, whole genome shotgun sequence, a single window of DNA contains:
- the LOC123686546 gene encoding TBC1 domain family member 22B: MDKDSDHDKTSFWKKNARTVPGRPSPKKDVKPPSKSKQSGSTSFQDFQASVSDAWEIDDDDFCIISGLESTKISKKVSQSAAINVLNSHRFITDSGLPEKPVSFINPSTSDNVESTRYSPIPGRPKQMRCRNTPQDEDSESKLKRFEIYLSNTPTLQGLCELSWSGIPVKVRPIVWRLLSGYLPMNLERRNNVLERKRQDYWSLVDKYYYADHDENERDIKHQINIDVPRMNPTVPLFQQKTVQAIFERILFIWSTRHPASGYVQGINDLVTPFYVVFLQEYIPNNQAFETFKVDTLSEEALKIIEADSFWCLSKFLDGIQDNYVFAQIGIQKKVLQLEELITRVDETLHRHLKSHNVSYLQFSFRWLNNLLTRELPLRCTIRLWDTYLAESDNFASFQLYVCAAFLLYWKEDLMHQNDFQGLLILLQNLPTQVWSSSQVSLLVAEAYKLKYVFADAPNHLQSNRSES; this comes from the exons atggaCAAAGACAGTGATCATGATAAAACATCATTCTGGAAGAAAAATGCTCGAACTGTACCTGGAAG GCCCAGTCCCAAAAAAGATGTAAAGCCTCCTTCTAAGTCTAAACAAAGTGGAAGTACATCTTTCCAGGATTTTCAAGCATCAGTAAGTGATGCTTGGGAAATAGATGATGATGACTTCTGCATCATTTCGGGCCTTGAGA GTACTAAGATTTCCAAAAAGGTATCCCAATCTGCCGCCATAAATGTTTTGAACAGCCATCGTTTTATAACTGATTCTGGTTTACCTGAAAAACCTGTTAGCTTTATTAATCCATCTACTTCTGATAACGTGGAATCAACAAGGTATAGTCCTATTCCAGGTAGACCAAAGCAAATGAGATGTAGAAATACACCACAAGATGAGGACAGTGAATCAAAGTTGAAACGATTTGAGATATACTTGTCGAATACACCAACACTACAAGGATTGTGTGAACTCAGTTGGTCAGGCATTCCTGTAAAA GTGAGACCCATTGTGTGGCGATTGTTGTCAGGATATCTTCCAATGAATTTGGAACGGCGTAACAATGTGCTAGAACGCAAAAGACAAGATTATTGGAGTTTAGTGGACAAATACTACTATGCAGATCATGATGAAAATGAGAGAGATATTAAACATCAAATAAACATTGATGTGCCTAGAATGAATCCCACAGTCCCTTTATTTCAACAAAAGACTGTCCAAGCAATATTTGAACGTATACTATTCATTTGGTCGACACGACATCCTGCCTCTGGTTATGTACAGGGTATAAATGATTTAGTAACTCCATTCTATGTTGTGTTCTTGCAAGAATATATACCGAATAACCAAGCCTTCGAAACTTTTAAAGTCGACACACTCAGCGAAGAGGCATTAAAAATAATCGAGGCCGATTCATTTTGGTGCTTATCAAAGTTTTTGGACGGAATTCAGGACAATTATGTGTTTGCTCAAATTGGCATTCAAAAGAAAGTTCTCCAACTTGAAGAGTTGATAACCAGAGTGGATGAAACCTTACATCGTCACTTGAAATCACACAATGTCAGTTACTTGCAGTTTTCATTCAGATGGCTTAATAATCTTTTAACCCGTGAGCTTCCTTTAAGATGTACCATAAGATTGTGGGATACCTATCTAGCAGAAAGTGATAATTTTGCTTCTTTTCAATTGTATGTTTGTGCAGCTTTCCTGTTATACTGGAAGGAAGATTTGATGCACCAAAACGACTTTCAGGGACTTTTGatattattacaaaatttaccTACTCAAGTTTGGTCTAGTTCTCAAGTTAGTTTATTGGTAGCTGAGGCATACAAATTGAAGTATGTGTTTGCAGATGCTCCAAATCATCTTCAAAGTAATAGATCAGAAAGTTGA
- the LOC123686548 gene encoding coiled-coil domain-containing protein 124-B encodes MPKKFATENSKAVAARERKKSAKEVELAKKQKAAEDAAWKDDDKQVLKKQQRKEELEKKKQQQLEKKAEAKALLEKEMVSIKSTKPPPPSKVTRAQISKIKTAPVKKKEDEKVETHLDAPLVENINRLAIDGEEARSVTEAIAVLSSESKEVDLHPEKRMKAAYNAFEERRLKELKLENPSLRLSQLKQMIFKEWQKSPENPLNSRE; translated from the exons ATGCCTAAAAAGTTCGCAACTGAAAATTCTAAGGCTGTCGCCGCAAGAGAAAGGAAAAAGAGTGCAAAAGAAGTTGAATTGGCGAAGAAACAGAAGGCTGCTGAAGATGCTGCTTGGAAAGATGACGACAAACAAGTTTTGAAAAAGCAACAGAGAAAG GAGGAATTAGAAAAAAAGAAACAACAACAACTCGAGAAGAAGGCGGAAGCTAAAGCTTTATTGGAAAAAGAAATGGTATCAATTAAATCTACTAAGCCTCCACCACCTTCCAAAGTTACTCGTGCCCAAATTAGTAAAATAAAAACTGCACCTGTCAAGAAAAAAGAAGATGAGAAGGTGGAAACACATTTAGATGCTCCCTtagttgaaaatattaatagatTGGCCATTGATGGAGAAGAAGCTAGGAGTGTAACAGAAGCCATTGCTGTTTTGAG TTCGGAATCAAAAGAAGTCGACTTACATCCTGAAAAACGAATGAAGGCTGCTTACAATGCATTTGAGGAAAGAAGACTTAAGGAACTGAAACTAGAGAATCCATCTTTAAGACTATCGCAGCTAAAGCAAATGATTTTTAAAGAATGGCAGAAATCTCCGGAAAATCCACTCAACTCAAGAGAATGA
- the LOC123686545 gene encoding tetratricopeptide repeat protein 39B-like isoform X1 — protein MASHSDDDDQDVDVDEFQDACDNSNFPTLPEDMTLDKAMAEAQKAITYFFNNQFSEARNMMIPYADSSMYHALGNSVFLYLEALLTFDPQNIQAASKALKDSIRVCNRYRKKNTLGESLGKMVRRNNFDQFTEEEAHAELCYAECLLLKSMLTFIEDETLASFIKAGFKIRSCFNCYRDCQQILNKRNWDASTTKQHFEGGVMMGIGTFNLMISMLPARIIKLLEFIGFSGNKELGLNDLQKGYHLEGIRQILCIMTLLGYHLMVLYIVSHSEGDLRICDEILKKQLEKHPNGVWFLFFKARMEFMKGNLDLSKEWYLKSWRSQNTWPQFHHVCFWELLWVESVRCNWKQALEYSNLLIKDSKWSRTIYSYQKAAIMLMMDDISPSDREIINNLMKDVPKYKQRIAGKSIPMEKFVIKKAERYFNQQQNLILPVIELMYLWNLFKVFKQFNITDRVYKLLEKTLASLPSNNSKSKYDADNRALILLLQGACLRRMDSPLQALDCLENAIALQKEIVDDNYLIPYAIVELALIEWEQGNREKAVLALEDARKNYTGYSMESRLHFRIHTALTEYKPELKSSQDTHL, from the exons ATGGCATCCCATTCAGATGATGATGACCAGGATGTTGATGTCGATGAG TTCCAAGATGCTTGtgataattcaaattttccgaCATT accaGAAGACATGACATTGGACAAAGCTATGGCCGAAGCTCAAAAGGCAATCACCTACTTTTTCAATAATCAATTTTCAGAAGCTAGAAATATGATGATTCCATA CGCAGACAGCAGCATGTATCATGCTCTTGGAAACTCTGTATTCTTATATTTGGAAGCTTTACTTACTTTCGATCCTCAAAACATACAAGCAGCTTCCAAAGCTTTGAAAGATTCAATCAGAGTATGTAACCGATACAGAAAAAAGAACACATTGGGCGAATCTTTGGGTAAGATGGTGCGTAGAAACAACTTTGACCAATTCACTGAAGAGGAAGCCCATGCTGAACTCTGTTACGCAGAATGCTTATTGTTGAAATCAATGCTCACATTCATCGAGGATGAAACTTTGGCCAGTTTCATCAAAGCAGGATTCAAAATTAGATCCTGCTTCAACTGCTATAG AGACTGCCAACAAATTCTCAATAAAAGAAATTGGGATGCCTCTACCACAAAACAACATTTCGAAGGAGGTGTCATGATGGGAATCGGAACATTCAATTTAATGATCTCCATGTTACCAGCAAGAATCATAAAATTGCTGGAATTCATAGGCTTTTCTGGAAACAAA GAATTGGGGCTGAACGACTTGCAAAAAGGATATCATTTAGAAGGCATACGCCAAATATTATGTATAATGACTCTATTGGGTTATCACCTTATGGTGCTATACATTGTGAGCCATTCTGAGGGTGATCTTAGAATatgtgatgaaattttgaagaaacagCTTGAGAAACATCCAAACGGGGTTTGGTTTCTGTTCTTCAAGGCTAGGATGGAGTTTATGAAAGGTAATCTAGACCTATCAAAAGAATGGTACTTAAAATCTTGGCGCTCTCAGAATACATGGCCACAATTTCATCATGTATGTTTTTGGGAGCTACTGTGGGTTGAAAG TGTGAGATGCAATTGGAAGCAAGCACTTGAATATAGTAATCTTTTAATAAAAGATAGTAAATGGTCTAGAACAATATACAGTTACCAAAAAGCAGCTATAATGTTGATGATGGACGATATCTCTCCTAGTGACAGAGAAATAATCAATAATCTCATGAA AGATGTACCGAAATATAAACAACGTATTGCGGGGAAATCCATACCTATGGAAAAGTTTGTTATAAAAAAAGCAGAGCGGTATTTCAATCAGCAACAAAATCTAATCTTGCCAGTTATAGAATTAATGTATTTATGGAATTTATTTAAAgtattcaaacaatttaacataaCAGACAGGGTATATAAATTGCTGGAAAAGACATTAGCTAGTCTGCCTTCCAACAATTCCAAGTCAAAATATGACGCAGACAATAGAGCTCTCATCCTCCTATTACAAGGGGCTTGTCTGAGAAGAATGGATAGTCCTCTTCAAGCTTTGGACTGCTTGGAGAATGCTATAGCTTTGCAAAAAGAAATTGTGGATGACAACTATCTGATTCCTTATGCTATTGTTGAATTGGCCCTCATCGAATGGGAACAGGGTAATCGAGAAAAGGCTGTTCTAGCTCTAGAAGATGCTCG gaaaaactATACTGGATATTCCATGGAATCAAGACTACATTTCAGGATCCACACAGCTCTAACAGAGTATAAACCAGAATTGAAAAGCTCTCAAGACACTCATTTGTGA
- the LOC123686545 gene encoding tetratricopeptide repeat protein 39B-like isoform X2, with product MSSFKFYFNKIRKFQDACDNSNFPTLPEDMTLDKAMAEAQKAITYFFNNQFSEARNMMIPYADSSMYHALGNSVFLYLEALLTFDPQNIQAASKALKDSIRVCNRYRKKNTLGESLGKMVRRNNFDQFTEEEAHAELCYAECLLLKSMLTFIEDETLASFIKAGFKIRSCFNCYRDCQQILNKRNWDASTTKQHFEGGVMMGIGTFNLMISMLPARIIKLLEFIGFSGNKELGLNDLQKGYHLEGIRQILCIMTLLGYHLMVLYIVSHSEGDLRICDEILKKQLEKHPNGVWFLFFKARMEFMKGNLDLSKEWYLKSWRSQNTWPQFHHVCFWELLWVESVRCNWKQALEYSNLLIKDSKWSRTIYSYQKAAIMLMMDDISPSDREIINNLMKDVPKYKQRIAGKSIPMEKFVIKKAERYFNQQQNLILPVIELMYLWNLFKVFKQFNITDRVYKLLEKTLASLPSNNSKSKYDADNRALILLLQGACLRRMDSPLQALDCLENAIALQKEIVDDNYLIPYAIVELALIEWEQGNREKAVLALEDARKNYTGYSMESRLHFRIHTALTEYKPELKSSQDTHL from the exons ATGTCTTCTTTTAAGTTCTACTTTAATAAAATTCGTAAA TTCCAAGATGCTTGtgataattcaaattttccgaCATT accaGAAGACATGACATTGGACAAAGCTATGGCCGAAGCTCAAAAGGCAATCACCTACTTTTTCAATAATCAATTTTCAGAAGCTAGAAATATGATGATTCCATA CGCAGACAGCAGCATGTATCATGCTCTTGGAAACTCTGTATTCTTATATTTGGAAGCTTTACTTACTTTCGATCCTCAAAACATACAAGCAGCTTCCAAAGCTTTGAAAGATTCAATCAGAGTATGTAACCGATACAGAAAAAAGAACACATTGGGCGAATCTTTGGGTAAGATGGTGCGTAGAAACAACTTTGACCAATTCACTGAAGAGGAAGCCCATGCTGAACTCTGTTACGCAGAATGCTTATTGTTGAAATCAATGCTCACATTCATCGAGGATGAAACTTTGGCCAGTTTCATCAAAGCAGGATTCAAAATTAGATCCTGCTTCAACTGCTATAG AGACTGCCAACAAATTCTCAATAAAAGAAATTGGGATGCCTCTACCACAAAACAACATTTCGAAGGAGGTGTCATGATGGGAATCGGAACATTCAATTTAATGATCTCCATGTTACCAGCAAGAATCATAAAATTGCTGGAATTCATAGGCTTTTCTGGAAACAAA GAATTGGGGCTGAACGACTTGCAAAAAGGATATCATTTAGAAGGCATACGCCAAATATTATGTATAATGACTCTATTGGGTTATCACCTTATGGTGCTATACATTGTGAGCCATTCTGAGGGTGATCTTAGAATatgtgatgaaattttgaagaaacagCTTGAGAAACATCCAAACGGGGTTTGGTTTCTGTTCTTCAAGGCTAGGATGGAGTTTATGAAAGGTAATCTAGACCTATCAAAAGAATGGTACTTAAAATCTTGGCGCTCTCAGAATACATGGCCACAATTTCATCATGTATGTTTTTGGGAGCTACTGTGGGTTGAAAG TGTGAGATGCAATTGGAAGCAAGCACTTGAATATAGTAATCTTTTAATAAAAGATAGTAAATGGTCTAGAACAATATACAGTTACCAAAAAGCAGCTATAATGTTGATGATGGACGATATCTCTCCTAGTGACAGAGAAATAATCAATAATCTCATGAA AGATGTACCGAAATATAAACAACGTATTGCGGGGAAATCCATACCTATGGAAAAGTTTGTTATAAAAAAAGCAGAGCGGTATTTCAATCAGCAACAAAATCTAATCTTGCCAGTTATAGAATTAATGTATTTATGGAATTTATTTAAAgtattcaaacaatttaacataaCAGACAGGGTATATAAATTGCTGGAAAAGACATTAGCTAGTCTGCCTTCCAACAATTCCAAGTCAAAATATGACGCAGACAATAGAGCTCTCATCCTCCTATTACAAGGGGCTTGTCTGAGAAGAATGGATAGTCCTCTTCAAGCTTTGGACTGCTTGGAGAATGCTATAGCTTTGCAAAAAGAAATTGTGGATGACAACTATCTGATTCCTTATGCTATTGTTGAATTGGCCCTCATCGAATGGGAACAGGGTAATCGAGAAAAGGCTGTTCTAGCTCTAGAAGATGCTCG gaaaaactATACTGGATATTCCATGGAATCAAGACTACATTTCAGGATCCACACAGCTCTAACAGAGTATAAACCAGAATTGAAAAGCTCTCAAGACACTCATTTGTGA
- the LOC123686547 gene encoding serine protease snake-like, producing the protein MNVQSAVMLEGWCILFVFISICDVVFPQVGQSCFMSNTRLPGICKISSDCPVAEEQAKYGIDPTVCGYFQLTTPIVCCEKNSFEDGEYQSPSKPVYPTSTNSFSGEENENKFNSNNQDNGIIFGGDRPSENSNIYPNTFELYPEESNSNAGNGDSIVYPYENESNNNNAVLRKSELKCLNYTRPFNEVVQAIPLLTETEVVNVNIEKCNNNGVPLIVGGEPAAPGEFPFMAALGFYVENSIDWRCGGTLISERFIVTAAHCTDSRDAGPPRVVRLGEIDLTKSAGKRSRFDFDVANIITHPDYNFPLRYNDIALLKLNKNVRFTEYVRPACLYTNPYVEQTQSIATGYGKNEFAASENINKLMKVALHIYKNEKCAQNFGSDRRNLPRGIIQSMLCAGDIKGGHDTCQGDSGGPLLVTKKSNKCKFYLIGITSFGKSCGEPNTAAVYTKVSAYLSWIEATVWP; encoded by the exons ATGAACGTTCAAAGTGCAGTTATGTTGGAGGGCTGGTGCATTCTTTTCGTGTTTATTTCGATCTGTGATGTCGTTTTTCCACAAG TTGGCCAATCATGTTTCATGTCTAACACAAGACTACCAGGAATATGTAAGATATCTTCAGATTGTCCGGTTGCCGAAGAACAAGCAAAATATGGAATTGACCCAACAGTATGCGGTTATTTTCAGCTGACAACACCTATTGTTTGTTGCGAAAAAAACTCTTTTGAAGATGGGGAGTATCAATCGCCTTCGAAACCAGTATATCCGACATCTACTAACTCGTTTTCAGGAGAAGAAAacgaaaataaattcaatagtAACAACCAAGATAATGGCATCATTTTCGGTGGTGATAGACCTTccgaaaattcaaatatttatccCAACACTTTCGAATTGTATCCAGAGGAATCTAATTCAAACGCAGGAAATGGAGATTCTATCGTCTATCCCTACGAAAACGAGTCGAATAATAACAATGCAGTGCTGAGGAAAAGCGAGTTAA AATGTTTGAATTACACAAGACCTTTCAACGAAGTGGTCCAAGCAATTCCACTTCTCACAGAAACTGAGGTTGTAAACGTAAATATAGAGAAATGCAATAATAATGGAGTTCCGCTAATTGTTGGAGGTGAACCAGCAGCACCAGGGGAATTTCCTTTCATG GCAGCCCTTGGATTTTACGTTGAAAACTCTATTGACTGGCGATGTGGTGGAACACTTATTAGTGAACGTTTCATAGTGACAGCAGCGCACTGCACCGATTCTAGAGATGC AGGTCCACCTAGGGTGGTGAGATTGGGTGAAATAGATTTGACAAAATCTGCTGGAAAACGTAGTCGTTTCGACTTTGACGTTGCTAACATAATCACGCACCCAGACTACAACTTCCCTTTGAGATATAACGATATAGCTCTGTTAAAACTGAACAAAAATGTAAGATTCACGGAGTATGTACGTCCTGCTTGTTTGTATACCAATCCTTATGTGGAGCAGACGCAATCAATAGCTACAGGATATGGTAAAAATGAGTTTGCCGCCtcagaaaatatcaacaaactGATGAAAGTCGCCTTACATATATATAAAAACGAGAAGTGTGCTCAAAATTTTGGTAGTGACAGGAGAAATTTACCTCGAGGTATTATCCAAAGCATGCTTTGCGCTGGAGATATTAAAGGTGGACATGACACGTGTCAA GGAGATTCCGGTGGACCTCTGCTTGTTACGAAGAAAAGCAACAAATGCAAGTTCTATCTTATTGGAATAACATCCTTTGGGAAATCTTGTGGAGAACCTAACACTGCAGCCGTTTACACAAAAGTATCAGCATACCTATCCTGGATTGAAGCCACGGTTTGGCCTTAG
- the LOC123686545 gene encoding tetratricopeptide repeat protein 39B-like isoform X3, producing MTLDKAMAEAQKAITYFFNNQFSEARNMMIPYADSSMYHALGNSVFLYLEALLTFDPQNIQAASKALKDSIRVCNRYRKKNTLGESLGKMVRRNNFDQFTEEEAHAELCYAECLLLKSMLTFIEDETLASFIKAGFKIRSCFNCYRDCQQILNKRNWDASTTKQHFEGGVMMGIGTFNLMISMLPARIIKLLEFIGFSGNKELGLNDLQKGYHLEGIRQILCIMTLLGYHLMVLYIVSHSEGDLRICDEILKKQLEKHPNGVWFLFFKARMEFMKGNLDLSKEWYLKSWRSQNTWPQFHHVCFWELLWVESVRCNWKQALEYSNLLIKDSKWSRTIYSYQKAAIMLMMDDISPSDREIINNLMKDVPKYKQRIAGKSIPMEKFVIKKAERYFNQQQNLILPVIELMYLWNLFKVFKQFNITDRVYKLLEKTLASLPSNNSKSKYDADNRALILLLQGACLRRMDSPLQALDCLENAIALQKEIVDDNYLIPYAIVELALIEWEQGNREKAVLALEDARKNYTGYSMESRLHFRIHTALTEYKPELKSSQDTHL from the exons ATGACATTGGACAAAGCTATGGCCGAAGCTCAAAAGGCAATCACCTACTTTTTCAATAATCAATTTTCAGAAGCTAGAAATATGATGATTCCATA CGCAGACAGCAGCATGTATCATGCTCTTGGAAACTCTGTATTCTTATATTTGGAAGCTTTACTTACTTTCGATCCTCAAAACATACAAGCAGCTTCCAAAGCTTTGAAAGATTCAATCAGAGTATGTAACCGATACAGAAAAAAGAACACATTGGGCGAATCTTTGGGTAAGATGGTGCGTAGAAACAACTTTGACCAATTCACTGAAGAGGAAGCCCATGCTGAACTCTGTTACGCAGAATGCTTATTGTTGAAATCAATGCTCACATTCATCGAGGATGAAACTTTGGCCAGTTTCATCAAAGCAGGATTCAAAATTAGATCCTGCTTCAACTGCTATAG AGACTGCCAACAAATTCTCAATAAAAGAAATTGGGATGCCTCTACCACAAAACAACATTTCGAAGGAGGTGTCATGATGGGAATCGGAACATTCAATTTAATGATCTCCATGTTACCAGCAAGAATCATAAAATTGCTGGAATTCATAGGCTTTTCTGGAAACAAA GAATTGGGGCTGAACGACTTGCAAAAAGGATATCATTTAGAAGGCATACGCCAAATATTATGTATAATGACTCTATTGGGTTATCACCTTATGGTGCTATACATTGTGAGCCATTCTGAGGGTGATCTTAGAATatgtgatgaaattttgaagaaacagCTTGAGAAACATCCAAACGGGGTTTGGTTTCTGTTCTTCAAGGCTAGGATGGAGTTTATGAAAGGTAATCTAGACCTATCAAAAGAATGGTACTTAAAATCTTGGCGCTCTCAGAATACATGGCCACAATTTCATCATGTATGTTTTTGGGAGCTACTGTGGGTTGAAAG TGTGAGATGCAATTGGAAGCAAGCACTTGAATATAGTAATCTTTTAATAAAAGATAGTAAATGGTCTAGAACAATATACAGTTACCAAAAAGCAGCTATAATGTTGATGATGGACGATATCTCTCCTAGTGACAGAGAAATAATCAATAATCTCATGAA AGATGTACCGAAATATAAACAACGTATTGCGGGGAAATCCATACCTATGGAAAAGTTTGTTATAAAAAAAGCAGAGCGGTATTTCAATCAGCAACAAAATCTAATCTTGCCAGTTATAGAATTAATGTATTTATGGAATTTATTTAAAgtattcaaacaatttaacataaCAGACAGGGTATATAAATTGCTGGAAAAGACATTAGCTAGTCTGCCTTCCAACAATTCCAAGTCAAAATATGACGCAGACAATAGAGCTCTCATCCTCCTATTACAAGGGGCTTGTCTGAGAAGAATGGATAGTCCTCTTCAAGCTTTGGACTGCTTGGAGAATGCTATAGCTTTGCAAAAAGAAATTGTGGATGACAACTATCTGATTCCTTATGCTATTGTTGAATTGGCCCTCATCGAATGGGAACAGGGTAATCGAGAAAAGGCTGTTCTAGCTCTAGAAGATGCTCG gaaaaactATACTGGATATTCCATGGAATCAAGACTACATTTCAGGATCCACACAGCTCTAACAGAGTATAAACCAGAATTGAAAAGCTCTCAAGACACTCATTTGTGA